One window of Aerococcus tenax genomic DNA carries:
- a CDS encoding AI-2E family transporter, producing the protein MHFNRKQWLSLGLGIIALCLIVLNWSTIISWLGQVWSIAYPITLGAMMAYVVNILMSLYEKYLWPHTDKDWLRKIRRPIAIVLALLTILAIIALTLGLIIPQLVAVVTNFMEILPRLFQSLDRLLERYEDLYPEIVSYMGNLDLNWQNMVRRTVSFAQGLTSSLIGSTIGAVTSVASWIVTIFIAIIITFYILMSKETLGHQFHRLTKAYLKDKRYNQVHYVLAMINDAFYNFIAGEVVEAAILGCMVGFGMWIFGFPYASMIGVLTGVTAIIPLLGAYISGGLGFLLILMHSPIQALLFVVFIVVVQQIEGNLIYPKVVGNSLGLPGMWVLIAVTVGGGLMGVAGMLIGVPIASAGYRLLKFDVNYREAKAQATDTQEVKAPSQLARQHDFSIQALASEEGLN; encoded by the coding sequence GTGCATTTTAACCGTAAACAATGGTTATCACTGGGACTAGGCATCATTGCCCTCTGCCTGATTGTCCTCAACTGGTCAACCATCATCTCCTGGCTGGGCCAAGTCTGGTCGATTGCCTATCCGATCACTTTAGGGGCCATGATGGCCTATGTGGTCAATATTTTAATGTCGCTTTATGAGAAGTATTTATGGCCCCATACTGATAAGGACTGGCTGAGAAAAATCCGCCGTCCCATCGCCATTGTCTTGGCGCTCTTAACGATTCTGGCCATTATCGCCCTCACCTTGGGCTTGATTATTCCCCAATTGGTGGCTGTAGTGACCAACTTCATGGAGATCCTCCCCCGCCTCTTCCAAAGTCTCGATCGACTCCTAGAGCGCTATGAGGACCTCTATCCGGAAATTGTCTCCTATATGGGGAACTTGGACCTCAACTGGCAAAACATGGTCCGGCGCACCGTTAGCTTTGCCCAAGGACTCACCTCGAGTTTAATTGGGTCAACCATTGGCGCTGTCACTTCAGTCGCCAGCTGGATCGTCACCATCTTTATTGCCATCATTATTACTTTCTATATTTTGATGTCTAAGGAAACATTGGGCCACCAATTCCATCGGCTCACCAAGGCATATTTAAAGGACAAGCGTTATAACCAAGTCCACTATGTCCTCGCCATGATCAATGACGCCTTCTATAACTTTATCGCTGGCGAAGTCGTCGAAGCTGCTATCCTGGGCTGTATGGTTGGCTTTGGCATGTGGATTTTTGGCTTCCCTTACGCCAGCATGATTGGGGTCCTTACTGGGGTGACGGCCATTATCCCGCTCTTGGGGGCCTATATCTCTGGGGGACTGGGTTTTCTGTTGATCCTCATGCATTCTCCCATCCAAGCCCTGCTCTTTGTGGTCTTTATCGTGGTGGTCCAACAAATTGAGGGGAACCTGATCTATCCCAAAGTGGTGGGTAATTCCCTGGGACTCCCAGGTATGTGGGTCTTAATTGCCGTGACGGTTGGTGGCGGTTTAATGGGGGTCGCTGGTATGCTTATCGGCGTACCCATTGCTTCTGCCGGCTACCGGCTTCTTAAATTTGACGTCAACTACCGCGAAGCCAAAGCCCAAGCTACTGACACTCAAGAAGTCAAAGCTCCTAGCCAACTGGCCCGCCAGCACGACTTCAGTATCCAAGCCTTGGCCAGTGAAGAGGGCTTGAACTAG
- a CDS encoding putative heavy metal-binding protein, which produces MITTTTPNIQGKTITAYQGIVFGEVVTGVNLLKDMGAGFRNVFGGRSKGYEGELTQAREEALQEMADRAKELGADAVVGVKMDYETLGANNGIIMVTCSGTAVSLSD; this is translated from the coding sequence ATGATTACTACAACTACCCCAAACATCCAAGGCAAGACCATTACCGCCTACCAAGGCATTGTCTTTGGCGAAGTGGTGACAGGGGTCAACCTGCTCAAAGACATGGGAGCAGGTTTTCGTAATGTCTTTGGTGGCCGGTCCAAGGGTTACGAAGGAGAACTGACCCAAGCCCGCGAAGAAGCCCTCCAAGAAATGGCTGACCGGGCCAAAGAACTGGGCGCCGATGCTGTGGTGGGCGTCAAGATGGACTATGAAACCCTAGGCGCTAATAATGGCATTATCATGGTCACCTGCAGTGGCACCGCAGTCAGCTTAAGTGATTAA
- a CDS encoding PepSY domain-containing protein, producing MNKKLKISLVSLASIFTLAACGQANDGGDKANTDQNESSQEVSQETKGETASKEENQDQQESKEGNKDQAESSQDQEGIENKEYAVSIEDAVNTFNEETGAQDVKIEEIEFDYEEEFSKYTYEIQGYNAENEWDMHIDPDSGEVLKVEAEKEANDETKQLEVTSLITPKEAMKKALAEHPDQKVKNWELSVDDNGVIHYEVDLTNVDDVDVNATSGEIINK from the coding sequence ATGAATAAGAAATTAAAAATCTCATTAGTTAGTCTAGCCAGCATCTTTACCCTAGCTGCCTGTGGCCAAGCCAATGATGGGGGAGATAAGGCCAACACTGACCAAAATGAAAGCAGCCAAGAAGTTTCTCAAGAAACCAAGGGAGAAACGGCTTCCAAAGAGGAAAATCAAGACCAACAAGAGTCCAAAGAGGGCAATAAGGACCAAGCGGAGTCCAGCCAAGACCAAGAAGGCATTGAAAACAAAGAATATGCCGTCTCTATCGAAGATGCCGTGAATACATTTAACGAAGAAACCGGCGCCCAAGACGTGAAGATCGAAGAAATCGAATTTGATTACGAAGAAGAATTCAGCAAATATACCTATGAAATCCAAGGCTACAACGCTGAAAACGAATGGGACATGCACATTGATCCCGATAGTGGTGAAGTCTTGAAAGTAGAAGCTGAAAAAGAAGCCAATGACGAAACGAAACAACTCGAAGTCACCAGCCTAATCACACCAAAAGAAGCTATGAAAAAGGCCCTCGCCGAACACCCGGACCAAAAAGTGAAGAACTGGGAACTCTCTGTTGATGACAACGGCGTCATCCACTACGAAGTCGACCTCACCAATGTCGATGATGTGGACGTCAATGCCACAAGCGGAGAAATTATAAACAAGTAA
- a CDS encoding sigma 54-interacting transcriptional regulator → MKKDIQKELMNILLQQSQPLSTQALSEAIGRSRSLTSNYLNNLAKLGKVDKSDSRPVYWTLALQGQRLEESQEQIDYFAQFIGSQGSVKEEIKQIKAAVNYPPIGLPILLNGNSGVGKSYLAQLIYKQLHALNKSCSERFTVFNCADYANNPELMSSLLFGHVKGAFTGADSKREGLLKTADQGLLFLDEVHRLSYENQEKLFQFLDKGYFRPLGEENEEVYSKVRLVLATSEDPEKVLLPTFYRRIPLTIKLPDFHQRPYDERIKLVETLFRKESKRLDLPIKIDIGDFEFLVNQKYPGNIGSLYNNIQLLCAQAFEYQENADYLLISNQNHIDQVLTIDAKEGASKRQEDIEQLIIKPLQKVFDQESIYSVRSDFIGFTQDHLNNIEQSNLEPVILYQTLVKSCQDILGKNIIAGHVETFIRFYSSYQSYLQEITFPSSIKKQILADYSRTYSLARELCKGLDPKAYKNLVWYLSLLLLDAVNENLAYHALLVAHGDSTASSIQKVANQLNDNYIFDAINMPFSASVHDVIARVKEWMDDHQTLSGIIMLVDMGSLTTLYKGLKPEIRGELFVINQLSTALALEIGNYLIQKRSMTDFIEETEGKFSPKVQFFEGFDIQKNIIISSISGEELAEGMADILKKYLKPNIKTIVMNYNELLHLIHQQDINEHYFDATYFVLTTTPLDCQGRVKNVNLLELLENDFDNLSTYFKDIVALTDLQVLFKDFLKFFSVEGLSSRLEFLNPEVIITQVTGVIEKLEDRFQIELPPKINFTLTMHLALMIERIILDPVDYELAVDIHQLRLNDKPFYNYLNTILYPLKQFYRIEVNDWEIYSIYAMLTSYQESQKEKGYSS, encoded by the coding sequence GTGAAGAAAGACATCCAGAAAGAATTAATGAATATCCTTTTACAGCAGTCCCAGCCCTTAAGTACTCAAGCTTTGAGTGAGGCGATTGGTCGCAGCCGGTCCTTAACCAGTAATTATCTCAATAATTTAGCCAAGCTCGGCAAGGTAGACAAGTCTGATTCGCGCCCTGTTTATTGGACTTTAGCTCTTCAAGGTCAACGTCTGGAAGAAAGCCAAGAGCAGATTGATTATTTTGCCCAATTTATTGGGAGTCAGGGGTCGGTTAAGGAAGAAATTAAACAAATTAAAGCGGCCGTCAATTATCCTCCCATCGGTTTGCCAATTTTATTAAATGGGAATTCTGGGGTAGGCAAGTCTTATTTGGCTCAACTGATCTATAAGCAACTCCATGCTTTGAATAAGTCTTGCTCCGAGCGTTTTACCGTCTTTAACTGTGCCGACTATGCCAATAACCCGGAGTTAATGTCTTCACTCTTGTTTGGTCATGTCAAGGGGGCCTTTACCGGCGCAGATAGTAAACGGGAGGGGCTCCTAAAGACTGCCGACCAGGGACTTCTCTTTTTAGACGAAGTTCATCGGCTCTCTTATGAAAATCAAGAGAAGCTCTTCCAATTCCTGGATAAGGGCTATTTTCGGCCCCTGGGTGAGGAAAATGAGGAAGTCTATTCCAAGGTGCGCTTGGTCTTAGCGACTTCTGAAGATCCCGAAAAAGTCCTCTTGCCCACCTTTTACCGGCGGATTCCCTTGACTATTAAGCTCCCTGATTTCCATCAAAGGCCCTATGATGAGCGGATTAAGTTAGTGGAAACCCTCTTTCGTAAGGAATCTAAGCGCTTAGACCTGCCCATAAAAATTGACATTGGTGACTTTGAATTTCTGGTTAATCAAAAATATCCTGGTAATATCGGGTCGCTCTACAATAATATTCAGTTATTATGTGCCCAGGCCTTTGAATACCAGGAAAATGCGGACTATCTTTTGATTTCTAATCAGAACCATATTGATCAGGTCCTGACGATCGACGCTAAGGAAGGAGCGTCTAAGCGCCAAGAGGACATTGAGCAATTAATTATCAAACCCTTACAGAAGGTTTTTGACCAAGAGTCGATTTATAGTGTCCGCTCGGATTTTATTGGTTTTACCCAAGACCACTTAAATAATATCGAGCAGTCCAATTTGGAGCCAGTGATTCTCTATCAGACCTTGGTGAAGTCCTGCCAAGACATCTTAGGGAAAAATATTATCGCTGGTCATGTCGAAACTTTTATTCGTTTTTATAGTTCCTACCAGTCTTATTTGCAAGAAATTACTTTCCCTAGTTCTATTAAAAAGCAAATCCTTGCTGATTATTCGAGAACCTATTCCTTGGCCAGGGAACTCTGTAAAGGGCTTGATCCCAAGGCTTATAAGAACTTGGTCTGGTATTTAAGTCTCTTGCTCTTGGATGCCGTCAATGAAAATCTTGCCTACCATGCCCTATTAGTGGCCCATGGGGATTCGACGGCTTCCAGCATCCAAAAGGTGGCCAACCAATTAAATGACAATTATATTTTTGATGCCATTAATATGCCTTTTTCCGCTTCAGTTCATGATGTGATCGCTCGGGTCAAGGAGTGGATGGATGACCATCAAACTTTGTCGGGGATCATTATGTTGGTGGATATGGGGTCACTGACGACCCTCTATAAGGGCTTGAAACCGGAAATTCGCGGGGAGCTCTTTGTCATTAACCAGCTAAGTACTGCCTTGGCGCTAGAAATTGGTAATTACCTGATCCAAAAACGTTCAATGACCGATTTTATTGAAGAAACCGAGGGCAAGTTTTCACCAAAGGTTCAGTTCTTTGAAGGTTTTGATATTCAAAAAAATATTATTATTTCCAGTATTTCTGGGGAAGAGCTGGCTGAGGGAATGGCTGACATTTTGAAAAAGTATTTGAAGCCTAATATTAAAACCATCGTGATGAACTATAATGAGCTTCTTCATTTAATTCACCAGCAGGATATCAATGAACATTACTTTGATGCCACTTATTTTGTCCTCACCACGACGCCCTTGGATTGCCAGGGGAGGGTGAAAAATGTCAATTTACTGGAACTTTTAGAAAATGATTTTGATAATCTAAGTACTTATTTTAAAGATATTGTGGCTCTAACCGACCTACAAGTTTTGTTTAAGGACTTTCTCAAGTTCTTTTCCGTGGAGGGTTTGTCCTCGCGTTTAGAATTCTTAAATCCTGAAGTTATTATTACCCAAGTAACCGGCGTGATTGAAAAGCTTGAGGACCGTTTTCAAATCGAGCTCCCACCCAAGATTAACTTTACCTTGACTATGCATTTGGCTTTGATGATTGAACGGATTATTTTAGATCCAGTGGATTATGAGCTTGCCGTTGATATTCACCAATTACGTTTAAACGATAAACCTTTCTATAACTATCTCAATACCATACTCTACCCTTTGAAGCAGTTCTACCGCATTGAGGTCAATGATTGGGAGATTTATAGTATCTATGCCATGTTAACCAGCTACCAGGAAAGTCAAAAAGAGAAAGGTTATTCCAGTTAA
- a CDS encoding PTS system mannose/fructose/sorbose family transporter subunit IID — translation MKLLGQKKAQSPEEIEDKKMLRSMFWRSWTINMSRTGAYQYHAIGLIYTLLPAINRFYKTDQEKADALVRHTTWYNATMHLNNLITGIVAAMERSNAESDDFDPNSITAVKTSLMGPISGIGDSFFWGILRVIAAGIGISIASTGSPLGAIIFLLLYNIPAFLIHYYMLDIGYSLGTNFIRKVYESGAMKVITKASSMLGLMMVGSMTASHVKFKTTLSVAVNGGGDPILIQEYLDQLFKGLVPMAVTLLAFYLIRNKRVNVNWIMLGIILLSVVLGLLGVV, via the coding sequence ATGAAATTATTAGGTCAAAAAAAGGCGCAAAGCCCTGAAGAAATTGAAGATAAAAAGATGTTGCGGTCGATGTTTTGGCGGTCTTGGACCATTAATATGAGTCGGACCGGGGCCTACCAATATCACGCCATTGGTTTGATTTATACCCTCTTACCAGCCATTAATCGTTTCTATAAAACCGACCAAGAAAAAGCGGATGCCTTGGTGCGTCATACCACTTGGTACAATGCCACCATGCACTTAAATAACCTGATTACTGGGATTGTTGCCGCTATGGAAAGATCCAATGCTGAGTCCGATGACTTTGACCCTAACTCCATTACCGCGGTAAAAACCTCCTTGATGGGACCCATCTCAGGGATTGGCGACTCCTTCTTCTGGGGAATTTTACGGGTGATTGCCGCAGGGATTGGGATATCCATTGCGTCGACGGGTTCGCCTTTAGGAGCTATTATTTTCCTACTACTGTACAATATTCCAGCCTTCCTAATTCATTACTACATGCTGGATATTGGTTACTCGCTCGGGACCAACTTTATCCGCAAGGTCTATGAATCTGGAGCCATGAAAGTCATTACCAAAGCTTCCTCTATGCTTGGTTTGATGATGGTGGGCTCGATGACCGCTTCCCACGTTAAATTTAAGACTACCTTGTCAGTTGCCGTTAACGGCGGTGGCGACCCGATTTTGATTCAAGAATACTTAGACCAACTCTTTAAAGGTTTAGTGCCAATGGCCGTGACCCTATTAGCCTTCTACTTAATTCGGAATAAACGCGTGAATGTTAACTGGATTATGCTAGGAATTATCCTCCTTTCAGTCGTTCTGGGCCTTTTAGGGGTTGTATAA
- a CDS encoding PTS mannose/fructose/sorbose/N-acetylgalactosamine transporter subunit IIC: protein MLTYAIIAFFIVFFCSSVTYLTGQSMIERPLVVGLVTGLCMGDMTTGILIGAALEAVFMGNVNIGGVISAEPVTATALAVTFAIISNVEQQAAITLAIPIGMLAAFVVMFLKNVFMNIFAPALDKFARENNQKGIVFLHYFSFVVYFFILASITFIGVLAGSGPIEQLVNNIPEALMNGLKAAGGLLPAVGFALLMKLLWNNKLAVFYLLGFILTAYLKLPAVAVAALGFVICLVSAQRDLELNELRSLRQATSPSNNVANTDQAEEDDFFS, encoded by the coding sequence ATGCTTACTTATGCAATCATTGCCTTTTTCATTGTCTTCTTCTGTTCATCAGTCACTTACTTGACGGGTCAATCCATGATCGAACGGCCCTTAGTGGTTGGTTTGGTGACGGGCTTATGTATGGGAGACATGACAACAGGTATTTTAATCGGGGCTGCCTTAGAAGCCGTCTTTATGGGTAATGTCAATATCGGTGGGGTGATTTCCGCTGAACCGGTTACCGCGACTGCTCTGGCCGTAACCTTTGCTATTATTTCTAATGTTGAACAACAAGCTGCCATTACCTTAGCGATCCCAATCGGTATGTTAGCTGCCTTTGTGGTTATGTTTTTGAAGAACGTCTTTATGAACATCTTTGCCCCAGCTCTTGATAAATTTGCTCGGGAAAATAACCAAAAGGGAATTGTTTTCTTGCATTACTTTAGTTTCGTGGTCTACTTCTTTATCTTAGCTTCTATCACCTTCATCGGTGTCCTCGCCGGAAGTGGTCCGATTGAACAATTAGTGAATAATATCCCTGAAGCCTTAATGAATGGTTTGAAGGCTGCTGGTGGGCTCCTGCCTGCTGTAGGTTTTGCCCTCTTAATGAAACTCTTATGGAATAATAAATTAGCTGTCTTCTACCTACTCGGTTTTATTCTAACCGCCTACTTGAAATTACCAGCTGTTGCTGTTGCGGCTCTTGGATTTGTGATCTGTCTAGTCAGCGCTCAACGTGACTTAGAACTGAACGAATTAAGAAGTTTACGACAAGCAACGTCACCAAGCAATAATGTTGCAAACACCGATCAAGCAGAGGAGGATGACTTTTTCTCATGA
- a CDS encoding PTS system mannose/fructose/N-acetylgalactosamine-transporter subunit IIB: protein MITQIRVDDRLIHGQVAVVWTKELNTPLIIVANDAAANDEITQMTLKMAVPEGSKLLIRSVADAIKVCQDPRAADRKLFVIVNKVSDAYQIAEAVEDIEAVNVANVGRFDQTDPAEKVAPFSSVQLNPTELQAAKDLSQLKVDSFHQVLPSNTKKDLAEALASL, encoded by the coding sequence ATGATTACCCAAATTCGTGTTGATGACCGCTTAATCCATGGCCAAGTGGCTGTGGTGTGGACCAAGGAATTGAATACTCCTTTAATTATTGTGGCTAATGATGCTGCAGCCAATGATGAAATTACCCAAATGACCTTGAAAATGGCTGTGCCAGAAGGCTCTAAATTGTTGATTCGTTCAGTTGCTGACGCCATTAAGGTTTGCCAAGACCCTAGAGCCGCTGATCGGAAATTATTCGTGATTGTCAATAAGGTTTCTGATGCTTATCAAATTGCTGAGGCAGTTGAGGATATTGAAGCTGTTAATGTGGCCAATGTCGGCCGTTTTGACCAAACTGATCCTGCTGAAAAGGTTGCTCCATTTTCCAGTGTGCAATTGAACCCAACCGAATTACAAGCAGCTAAAGATCTTTCTCAACTGAAAGTCGATAGTTTCCACCAAGTCTTACCAAGTAATACCAAGAAAGATCTCGCTGAAGCCTTAGCAAGTCTATAG
- a CDS encoding PTS sugar transporter subunit IIA — MTKKILIASHGHLASGFKSSIKILTGLEDQVQVIDAYVTDEDYSSQIDQFLADIEAEDQGIIFTDIFGGSVNQRIVSKCLHSDKAKQVYVISNANLGVILSVLLSPEAVSEASLHTAIEESAVKLVQLEAEESDDDFFA; from the coding sequence ATGACCAAGAAAATATTAATTGCTTCTCACGGACACTTGGCATCGGGTTTTAAATCGTCAATCAAGATCCTCACGGGTCTAGAAGACCAAGTCCAAGTGATTGATGCCTATGTCACGGATGAAGATTATAGCAGTCAAATTGACCAATTCTTAGCCGATATTGAGGCCGAAGACCAAGGCATTATCTTTACAGATATCTTTGGAGGGTCGGTTAACCAACGGATCGTTTCTAAGTGTTTACATAGTGATAAGGCCAAGCAGGTCTATGTGATCAGTAATGCTAACCTAGGTGTTATCCTGAGTGTCTTACTTTCACCTGAAGCCGTGAGTGAAGCCAGCTTACACACCGCAATCGAAGAAAGTGCTGTTAAATTAGTTCAGTTAGAAGCCGAGGAGTCCGATGATGACTTCTTTGCTTAA
- the rpoN gene encoding RNA polymerase factor sigma-54, protein MAINYRTQQKIKEKLTPYVRNQLVHSTRLLQKNQVDLISELNNYYESNPFIEISENQQVQSTFTHEANDYSLADTLADSHAVSLDEYLIQQINEKPIAAHEKRQVAYLIGQLDQDGYYRKEDQATRQLFAWSQAELETYLSILQSLEPKGIGARNLQECLALQAKALPDGQLVEALINDHLEDLAQGNFDKIAQQESIPLDQVRAGLIQIQSLEPRPARNFSHDIPAYTLPDIIVKTKNGEVSFQVSKDYLPQISFKQDYYQAMTAKSPDEETLAYLRDKKREFDWLVFSLKKRDQLLLKISQYLVHYQAAYLNQQENQLRPLSQKELAQALNYDDSTISRAIMDKYLQYNQRILSFHDLLAKKVSANGESLTRKQAETFIRQIIDQEYPHHPLSDQAISDHLALHNYYLARRTVAKYRQAMGIPGARRRKRQKLAQKNKDQA, encoded by the coding sequence ATGGCTATCAATTATCGTACCCAGCAAAAGATCAAAGAAAAATTAACTCCCTATGTCAGAAACCAACTGGTCCACTCCACCCGACTCTTGCAAAAGAACCAGGTCGACTTAATCAGCGAATTGAACAACTACTATGAAAGCAACCCCTTTATCGAGATTAGTGAAAATCAACAGGTCCAATCCACCTTTACTCATGAGGCGAATGACTATTCTTTAGCAGATACTTTGGCTGATTCCCATGCTGTATCCTTGGATGAGTACCTGATTCAGCAAATCAATGAAAAACCTATAGCTGCCCATGAAAAAAGACAAGTTGCTTATTTAATTGGCCAACTGGATCAAGACGGTTACTACCGCAAGGAGGACCAGGCCACCCGCCAACTCTTTGCTTGGAGTCAAGCTGAATTAGAGACTTATTTAAGTATCCTGCAAAGCCTGGAACCCAAAGGCATCGGCGCCCGTAATTTACAAGAGTGTCTAGCTTTACAGGCCAAGGCCCTTCCTGATGGACAATTAGTGGAAGCTTTAATCAATGATCACTTAGAAGACCTGGCCCAGGGAAACTTTGACAAAATCGCTCAGCAAGAAAGCATCCCTCTAGACCAGGTAAGGGCGGGCTTGATACAGATTCAAAGTCTGGAACCCCGGCCGGCTCGTAATTTTTCTCATGATATCCCTGCTTACACCTTGCCCGATATTATTGTGAAGACAAAAAATGGGGAAGTAAGCTTTCAAGTTTCTAAGGACTACCTCCCCCAAATAAGCTTTAAGCAAGATTACTACCAAGCCATGACAGCAAAAAGCCCTGATGAGGAAACCCTGGCCTATCTCAGAGACAAAAAGCGAGAATTCGACTGGCTGGTCTTCTCACTCAAGAAAAGAGACCAACTGCTCTTGAAAATTAGCCAATACCTAGTCCACTACCAAGCCGCCTATCTAAATCAGCAAGAAAACCAACTCCGCCCCCTGTCACAAAAAGAACTAGCCCAGGCACTGAATTATGACGATTCAACCATTTCCCGGGCCATTATGGATAAATACTTGCAATATAATCAGCGGATCTTGAGTTTCCACGACCTCCTAGCTAAAAAAGTTTCCGCCAATGGCGAATCTCTGACTCGCAAGCAAGCAGAAACATTCATTCGCCAAATCATTGATCAGGAATACCCCCACCATCCCCTCAGCGACCAAGCCATTAGTGATCACTTAGCCCTCCACAACTATTACCTCGCCCGCCGGACTGTGGCCAAGTACCGCCAAGCCATGGGGATTCCCGGGGCACGAAGGAGAAAGCGACAAAAACTTGCCCAGAAAAATAAAGATCAGGCATAA
- a CDS encoding acyl-CoA dehydrogenase family protein, with the protein MVKESRADIDAVEKMFYSDLYNYAEDLTDGEKEVLQEVEKVLKEDIYPVLDEHWDKATFPLEEMQKIIDIDLIQNPKLLEGREDGTISQLFRGFRAYTLAKTDPVIGTFYTSNGGLFHECVKIGGSKEQQEKLMPGVLSWEGKGVLAMTEPEHGSDIAGGMAATAKREGDTWILNGHKKWIGGGTLAKWHAFFARDVDDGQVKMFFVERESEGVETFNTEPKAFFRMMPNAEIIYTDVKVPESQRAQNVNSWKDAANILRNTRSDVAWLLAGATAGAFEAALKYTREREAFGKTVASFQLIQEKLSRMAMNAQATLAIAVRLAQQQERGIYKEENSSMAKMHNGYRARENAALAREVCGGNGILLEYDVPRFMADIEGMYTYEGTHEVNSLIIGRYYTGQQAFI; encoded by the coding sequence ATGGTTAAAGAATCTAGAGCAGACATTGATGCAGTTGAAAAAATGTTTTATTCCGACCTTTATAACTATGCCGAAGACTTAACCGATGGGGAAAAAGAAGTCCTACAAGAGGTTGAAAAGGTTCTAAAAGAAGATATCTACCCCGTCCTCGATGAACACTGGGACAAGGCAACTTTCCCACTGGAAGAAATGCAAAAGATTATCGATATTGACCTTATTCAAAACCCTAAATTATTAGAAGGGCGCGAAGATGGGACCATTAGCCAACTTTTCCGGGGCTTCCGGGCCTATACCCTAGCTAAAACCGACCCGGTGATTGGGACCTTCTATACCTCTAATGGAGGCCTCTTCCACGAATGTGTCAAAATTGGGGGCAGCAAGGAACAACAAGAAAAACTCATGCCTGGCGTTTTAAGCTGGGAAGGCAAGGGTGTCTTAGCCATGACCGAACCGGAACACGGCTCTGATATTGCTGGTGGGATGGCAGCGACCGCTAAACGGGAAGGCGACACCTGGATTCTGAATGGTCATAAGAAATGGATCGGCGGCGGGACCCTAGCTAAGTGGCACGCTTTCTTTGCCCGTGATGTGGATGATGGCCAAGTGAAGATGTTCTTTGTGGAACGGGAAAGTGAGGGGGTAGAAACCTTCAATACCGAACCCAAAGCCTTCTTCCGAATGATGCCTAATGCGGAAATTATTTATACCGATGTTAAAGTGCCTGAGTCCCAACGGGCGCAAAATGTGAACTCTTGGAAGGACGCAGCGAACATCCTCCGCAACACCCGGTCTGACGTGGCCTGGTTACTGGCAGGTGCGACAGCCGGTGCCTTTGAAGCAGCTTTGAAGTACACCCGGGAACGGGAAGCCTTCGGTAAGACCGTAGCCAGCTTCCAATTGATCCAAGAAAAATTGTCCCGCATGGCAATGAACGCTCAAGCTACCCTAGCGATTGCGGTCAGATTAGCTCAACAACAAGAACGTGGTATCTACAAAGAAGAAAATTCTTCTATGGCCAAGATGCATAACGGCTACCGGGCCCGTGAAAATGCTGCTTTAGCTCGGGAAGTCTGTGGGGGTAACGGCATTCTCTTGGAATACGATGTGCCACGCTTTATGGCGGATATTGAAGGGATGTACACCTATGAAGGGACCCACGAGGTTAACTCCCTCATTATCGGTCGTTACTACACTGGCCAACAAGCCTTTATCTAA